The Amycolatopsis sp. QT-25 genomic sequence CGTTCCGCTTCTGCCCCGACGGCTCCGCCACCGACGACCCCGCCTGTGTCCTCGTCGGCGTCCAAACCGGGACCGCGCCTGCCAGCTGGCAAGTGATCGGGCCTGGCACGGTGAACAATGTCGAGAACACGCCGTTGAAGCCATCTGACGGGCTTCTGCTCACCGACGACGGCCGCGTCGTGATTCGGCAGATCGACGCCAGGCACTGGATTTCGGTAACCTCGGATAGCACGGCCACAGGCACTCTCGAAGAGATCGCGCGAAGCGGCGTAGCCAGGTAAACCGGGTTCCCCGGATCCTCAGCTGATCCAGGTATTTCCTCGAAGCAGATGATTGTGGCGGCGAGGGTGAGGAATGCGCAGAAGTGGTTGGCGTAGCGGTCGTATCGGGTGGTGAGCTGGCGGTAGCCGAAGAGCCAGGCGGTGATGCCTTGATCGCAGATCCATTTTCGCAGGCCGGCGTGGTCTTACGCCTTGTCGGCGGGCAGTTTCCCGGCTGTTCGGCGACGCGGTCCCCATCGGGATCTGCTCGCCGGGACAGCCATCACCAGTGGCTTGAGCGCGGAGGAGCCCTGGGTATCGGCCGCGGACACCGCCACCCGTAAGAAGAAGTTCTGTCCGATCGGGCAGAACGTGGATCTTCGAGTCGCTCTTGCCGCGGTCGACCGGGCTCGGCTCGGTCGTCAATTTCCCTTTGCAGGGCCCTTCGCAGCGATGTGGGGGTAGTTTTGCCCAGGTATGGCAGAAGGACACGTCGTTGCTGGGTCTGGGTTTCCGGGCTGTCGAGGAACAGAAACTGGGTAGACGAGCACGACGTGCCCGCTGCCAGCGGTATGGGGTCGGCTGCTGGTTGTGAACACAAGACCGGCACCGCACCGTCCTATCCGGTACGGCACCGTGATCCCAGGTCTCGCGTCCTCCGCAGCCTTTGGCTTCATCGCACGTTGTTCCGTCGCAAGTGCTCGCACAGCACCGAATACACTACATCACTTCTTGATTATCACCAAGAAACGTGTTCATCGAAGCTGAGGACAATGCGAAGTGCCGTCCGGAAATACCGTTCAAGCTGATAGAAGCTCGCCGGGTCAGACGCCCTCGACGGCCCCTGGCGGAAGGAAGTCCACACCATACTGGCTCGCCACACTCAACCCCTCTTCCATGCTCATGGTCTTGTCCAGCTTGTCGAACAAGGAAGCCAGCTGACCGGCAGGGCTGACCCAGAACAACGCTCGAGTCGGCACATCGCCACGGTTGTAATAGGCATGCGGAAGATTTCTGGGCATCCGCACGGTGTCACCCGGGCCGGCTGTCTCCCACTTCCCGTCGATGTAGAGGGTGAAGACCCCGTCCAGAACGTAAATGTGCTCATCTTGCCGCGGATGCACGTGCGGTGGCACCCCGGTGCCAGGAGGATCGAACGTCTCGAACGCGAAACTCGATTCGCTGGCTGACTTCATCGTGTAGGTATGGCCGAACACGTTCCATACCCTCGACCCCAGGGCCTCGTTCGCGGGGGTGATCCCTTTCGGCAGCGGGCCGAGCACGATCTCTTCGTCTGACATGACACCTCCTGATGAACCTACCCGCCCACTATGCATGGCCCACGCCACGTTGCCAATAAATTCCGCCTGCATGAAGCCGGCACGTCCGAAACGGACCGGATACGTGACGCGATCCCCTGTCCACAGGAGTCCTCATCCCGCAAGACCACGAGAGCGTCCTCGCTGCCAGGCGGACCGCACTCCTGCCGAATAGCGCAAGGATCTGGCGCCCGACGGCATCCGGGTCTCCAGCTCCGCGAGTTCCCGACAGGCCATTGCTTAGCGTCCACACACTGTGGCCGACGTACTGCTGCTCGTCGCGAGAGCCGATACTGCGGTACAGGCCTTCGGCGTTGCGGACATCGGACATGCCACGTTCGCCTTCGGACAATGCGGCGTGGAGGACTACCGCGGAGCGGCAGACGATGGCCGTTCACCGGTGCCGAGATCCACCGTGGTGGAAGCGGACGTGGGGCGAGGGTCGGCCCGGCTGGAGAAGTTGATCGTTCAGTCCTGACCTCGAGGTCGTGTATCGGCCGGCGCTGGCCATTCGGTGGTGCTCAGCCGGCGGTCCGGCGTCGGTCGTGTCCGGCGGTGGTCACGAGGCCGAGGCCCGCGTCCTCGGGCGTGTACGTGTCCCTGAACCCGAAAGCGCTGGGCGATGGGCCGTGCGCGCGCAAATGTCGTAGCCGCTCGACCGCCTCTTCGACGGTGGGCACGTGGCCGACCGGGATCCACCACATCACCTGGAACGCCGTCTTCGGCAGCTCGAACCACTCAGCGCGGCGCCGGAGCACATCCAGATGGCCGCTGCGGTAGACGTAGTCCCACAGGCTGTCGCGACTCTCCCAGACCGACATGTTCACGATGACGTCCGCGCCGAGGGTGGTCCGGATCGCGGTGGCGTCGTTGCTCTCTTCGTCGACCAGTCGCCACACGAATCCGGGCGACCGGTCGGCGACGTCGTTCAGGGTGTCCAGCATCGACGTGAACCCGTGCGTGCGCGGGTCGTCCAGTGGGTGCTTCAGGGTGCCCACGTTGAGCTGGGCGAGGTGGTGTGCGGCCATGTCACCCACCTCACCACTCTCGCCCTTCTATGTCAATCTTCGTTACTTTTAGAACTCTCGACGGTGACGCAGCATCTCCCGAGCTGCGGATCCATCCGGGCCCGCAGTCCTTCGGCGTCCTCGATGAGACCTTCCAATAACGCCAGGTTCATGCCGCAGATCAGCGCGGGATGCCGCTCCGAGAGGACATGGAACGGGCAGTTGGCCAGGCGAAGGACGGCACCGTCCGCGTCCGTGCGCGGCTCGTAGCCGCGCACCGACAGAACGGCCCGCACCGCGTCGAGGTCCTCGATCGGTCCGGCGGTGGCCCGCGCGGCTCGTCCTTCCCGCACAGCGGCGGCCCGCAGCTCGACATCCAGCCGGGCGCCGTCCGCCACCACGGCCAGCAGGTCGGCGGCAGTGCGGTAGTCCCGGGCGGGGACCGAGACGAGATGTTCGGCGCCGGACCGACGGTAGAGCTTGGCCGGCCGCCCGGCGCCCGGGCCAGAACGCCCGGTGAGTCGCCGGCTCTCGGTGGCGAGCAGCCCGGCGTCGACGAGCTTGTCGAGATGGAACGCGGCGAGCGTGCGGCCGATCCCGGCACCCTCGGCCGCCTCGTTCCGGCTCACCTCGTGGTCCTGGGCGACCACGTACTCGTACAGCTGCCGCCGGACGGGGTCCCGCAGCACGACGATCGCCTCGATGTCCTCCATCCCACCATTCTAAGAACAACGCAGGCTTCCGTTAGACACCCGTCGCGACGAGCCTTGCCGACGTCGTTCCCCGCGACGGTCGCACGATGATGCTGAGCCGGCACCTTCGACAACGAACAGTGACCACCCCTGCCGTACGCACATCGGCATGTGCGGACGTTGCAGTTGACGCTTCCGGATCGGCTTGAGTGGAAGATGCGGGAACACCGGCGGCACCACCGCGAGGCAGGCAGTCCCCCGTCACCTGGTCGCGATGGTGCCCCTCGTCGACCGCGGCGAAATCACCGTCGACATCTCCGAGCGCCACCCTCCATCGCAGAAGTGAAGCAGGCGACATCTGCGGCAAGATCATCATCCGACCGGGAGCAGGGTCCGAGTGAGGGCAAACAAACCGCGGGCGATCGCGTCGAAGTCGTGGTCGGCCATGCCGATTCACCGGGCCTCCACGAAGGCACTGCGCGAGTCCGCAGGTGGTTGTCCGATGAGCCTGATGACGGGTGAGATACCTGCCATGACGGGCTTGCCGGCCCTCTGCAATCGATCGACCTGTACGGCGGTGTCCGCATCGCGGTGCCACCGCCCCATCGTCGACAACGGCAAGCCGGCCCTGGCTCGCCCATGAGCGATTGAGCTGCTCGATGAAGTCACAGTGTGCTCCTCCGGCGGCGTCGAGTTCTTCAGGCTCGGGTTCAGGCCTGATTCCTCGCTTGCCATTGGCAAGTCGGCGGGGAGCTACCTGGCCGCGCGTGGTCACCGAACGTCGCCTGCCTACCGCCTCGTAGTGCTTCCTCTGCGGTTGATCGTGGCAGCGATCGCTACCCCGCCCCTCATCGCGTTGGCGACGCTAGCGCGAGAGCTTCCATCTCTCTCCAGCTAGCGCTAACCAGCTGTTCCTTCGGAAAAATAGGGGCTGGCCCCTTCGGGGACCGGCCCCGTTCCGCGAGCTCACACGTCGAACAGTGTCCTCCATGTCAGCAACGCGGACGGACGCAGTATCGCACGAAAGCAAAAAAGTTCCCCAGAATCGAGCCGAGGATCTTCGGCTCGGTATCGACACTGCCGATACCCCCTGACCTGATCATTCTCGCCCGGCGCCGACCGGAGAAGCCGTCGTGGTGCTCGCTCACTGTATCCATGGTTGATCACCGATCGATCCACTTGATCGCCGGTCGGGAAATGTCCCGGAGAACTGCGGACCTCGAATGCGGGCGACGGCCCGACAGCCGGGGGGCGTGCTGGCCATGCTTATCGTCATCGTCGGCGCGGTGACCAAGGTTTACTCGTGAACCAGTAACCCGGCGGACTGTCGCGGACGGGGATGTAGACCGGTCCGCCGTTGCGGCATCATGCCGTTGCGCTACGAAATGGCTAGCGGAATCCAGACGCCACTCACGGCCGGCTCATATCAACGAAGCAATCGCCGCTCGGCTCTAGCTGCCCTCACGCCATCGCGTCACTGCCCTCTGGCAGAGGTCCAAGGCGAATAAGCCGAAATTTTCACCAAGAGTCTCCATGCTGCCGCGATCGGGCACCCCGGGATTCCAAACTCGGACAGGAGACTCAGCGACCTCGTCCACCTGTGAAGAATCGAGGACGACCAAGCCGCCCATGCCGTCGGACATCACCACAATGAGATCGGCAGGCATACCGTACTGATCGCGAGCACTCAAGGTCTCCATAACCGACCCCAGCAACTCTTTCCCCAATGCAGGAGTCCGATAAACGCCAAAGAACTCTTCTCCGGCAATATCCCAGGTGCCAAATTCTTCAATCAAGCGACGACAGGACGGCGGAAACGGAATACCGAGCACACGCTCCGCAGTCGCTACTGTCAGTTCATCGCAACCCTCTGCATGGTTCGCCAAGTCCGGATTGGCGCGCACCAAATCAATCAGCCGCTCACTCGCTTCGACAGCGCTCATCCGGCAAAACCCCCTGCTCGATCCCACCAATACAACTCTTCCCAGGTGTTGAAGGCATTCCGATCAATGCCAGAGGGAATCTTAGCACCCGCTTCCCAAGGCAACTCATTGCAGTGCTCGAAGTGTATCAAATGCGTCACCGGCGATGGCGCCATCGTGCACCTGAATAACATGATGAAGATTTAGAGCCTCTATCATCAAGACCCATCGGCGCTGGCTCCTGCCACATTCGTTCGAGGTTCGTTCGCTCAAACCTGTCCACAGGCGAACGCTGACACCGCAAGCTCTCCTATGGAGTGCCGGCCAGTGTCGACATCATGCGCTGGACGCCAAGACGCTGATCCAGTCCGGTTCGCAAACCATCGTGGACATCGCCACCGATCCGCTGGGCTGGCTGATCGGGCAGGGATCGAGTTTCCTCCTCAACGTCGTCCAGCCGGTGCAGGACATGCCGGTCAACTTCGACCTGGTCGCCGACGAGCCCCTCGCCGACCAGCAAGCGAACGCAGTGGGCGGCACTCCAGCGCATCTCGACCTCCACTCGGCGGTAAAACGTCAGCCGGCTTGGGTGACTTGCGGGTTTGCCGGATTCCGGTCGGCGAGGGCGAGGATTTCCTCGAAGCTTTCTCGCACGCAGGTGACGAAGGTGTCCGGCGCGGTGAACGCCCCGGTGTCCAGCGCCAGACCGAGATGGCAGGTATCGAGATAGGTGACCAGTGCGACGCTCGCGGCTCCCCTGAGCAGTGGGGCGAACGGCGTGACCGCGACGACTTCCGCCCCGGCGAGGTAGCCCTGGATCGGCACGCCGGGGAAGTTCGTCGCCATCAGGTCGTTGCCCCGGAACATCTCGGCGAACACGGATCGCACCACTGGGCCCGGTAGCGGGGTGATCGGCCTGCTGAGCAGGTCGAGCCCGCGCAGCACAGGGCCGGTGCGCATCGTGGCGACCCGGTCGCGTACCTCGGCGATGCGTTCGGCGGGGCCGAGGTTCTCCAGCGAAATGCCCAGCCGGGTACTGGCCAGCCGGTTTCC encodes the following:
- a CDS encoding SMI1/KNR4 family protein — encoded protein: MSAVEASERLIDLVRANPDLANHAEGCDELTVATAERVLGIPFPPSCRRLIEEFGTWDIAGEEFFGVYRTPALGKELLGSVMETLSARDQYGMPADLIVVMSDGMGGLVVLDSSQVDEVAESPVRVWNPGVPDRGSMETLGENFGLFALDLCQRAVTRWREGS
- a CDS encoding DUF3291 domain-containing protein; amino-acid sequence: MAAHHLAQLNVGTLKHPLDDPRTHGFTSMLDTLNDVADRSPGFVWRLVDEESNDATAIRTTLGADVIVNMSVWESRDSLWDYVYRSGHLDVLRRRAEWFELPKTAFQVMWWIPVGHVPTVEEAVERLRHLRAHGPSPSAFGFRDTYTPEDAGLGLVTTAGHDRRRTAG
- a CDS encoding WS/DGAT domain-containing protein, with translation MLLAGRLGRQAARLPSAVGHAAGRLRKARWPQASQRRVPSIRRLLHAADSFARTMLLPPVPASPLLQQRSRSAQFDALEFPLTQLRLAGKAAGGSLNDTFVAGLAGGFQRYHHEFGLRLAAVPLVIPISVRHQHDLPAGNRLASTRLGISLENLGPAERIAEVRDRVATMRTGPVLRGLDLLSRPITPLPGPVVRSVFAEMFRGNDLMATNFPGVPIQGYLAGAEVVAVTPFAPLLRGAASVALVTYLDTCHLGLALDTGAFTAPDTFVTCVRESFEEILALADRNPANPQVTQAG
- a CDS encoding cupin domain-containing protein → MSDEEIVLGPLPKGITPANEALGSRVWNVFGHTYTMKSASESSFAFETFDPPGTGVPPHVHPRQDEHIYVLDGVFTLYIDGKWETAGPGDTVRMPRNLPHAYYNRGDVPTRALFWVSPAGQLASLFDKLDKTMSMEEGLSVASQYGVDFLPPGAVEGV
- a CDS encoding helix-turn-helix domain-containing protein; the encoded protein is MEDIEAIVVLRDPVRRQLYEYVVAQDHEVSRNEAAEGAGIGRTLAAFHLDKLVDAGLLATESRRLTGRSGPGAGRPAKLYRRSGAEHLVSVPARDYRTAADLLAVVADGARLDVELRAAAVREGRAARATAGPIEDLDAVRAVLSVRGYEPRTDADGAVLRLANCPFHVLSERHPALICGMNLALLEGLIEDAEGLRARMDPQLGRCCVTVESSKSNED